From a region of the Hymenobacter jejuensis genome:
- the ureB gene encoding urease subunit beta translates to MHLSPKDIDKLVLHNAGVVAQKRYARGLRLNYPEAVALIATQLLEFIRDGERVATLMDKGKKILGLDDVMEGVAELVAEVQVEGTFPDGTKLVTVHQPICRQHGIPELALYGSGLVLNASQTPSPDNLLSANPGEYLLHNEDIILNEGRATVELEVTNLGDRPVQVGSHYPFFETNAALQFDREKAFGFRLNIPAGTAVRFEPGERKRVTLVALAGERIVYGGNGLIDGKLDEENKQAAMNKI, encoded by the coding sequence GGTACGCCCGCGGCCTGCGCCTCAACTACCCCGAAGCCGTGGCGCTCATCGCGACCCAACTGCTCGAGTTTATTCGCGACGGCGAGCGCGTGGCCACGCTCATGGACAAAGGCAAAAAGATTCTGGGCCTCGATGATGTGATGGAAGGCGTGGCCGAGTTAGTGGCCGAAGTGCAGGTTGAGGGCACCTTCCCCGACGGCACCAAGCTCGTGACCGTGCACCAACCCATCTGCCGTCAGCATGGCATACCCGAACTGGCTTTGTACGGTTCCGGACTTGTACTCAACGCCTCGCAAACGCCCTCGCCCGACAACTTGCTCAGCGCCAACCCCGGTGAGTATCTACTTCATAATGAAGACATTATATTAAACGAAGGCCGCGCTACGGTGGAGCTGGAAGTTACCAACCTCGGCGACCGCCCGGTGCAGGTCGGCTCGCATTACCCGTTCTTCGAAACCAACGCCGCCCTGCAATTCGACCGCGAAAAAGCCTTTGGGTTCCGGCTCAACATCCCGGCCGGCACGGCCGTCCGCTTCGAGCCCGGCGAGCGCAAGCGCGTGACGCTGGTAGCGCTGGCTGGCGAACGCATTGTGTATGGCGGCAATGGGCTGATTGATGGGAAGCTGGATGAGGAAAATAAGCAGGCGGCAATGAACAAAATCTAA